Within the Candidatus Reidiella endopervernicosa genome, the region TGGCGGGTTCAACAACGCGCATCAACGACTGATCGAGACCCTGAGTCCAGACCTGCATACGCATGGTGCGCTCCCAGTCGGAACGGTGAATGGTCATCTCAAACTCGCTATAAGATGAGAGGTCACGCCAATGCTCAATTGCGCGACGCACTATCTCATCAGCGGTAATTGCCGCTGCTTGCAACTGGAAGGAGATAAAAAATGCGGTAATCGTAATCAGAATTTTCAATGACCCACCCCTCTGACCTATCAGGACAGTTTATGACAATCTGCGACAGCTTGGTATGACAACAGATCACTATTTTTATTTAATTCAATATCTGTCACACACATGACACGCCATGTCATTAGTTATGATTATTTTTCACATTAGTATTATCACTGTTTCAATATTTATTATTTTAGAAACAGTCTGAAATACACTATAAATATCGTCTTTTAAGCGCGTGACTCAATTCGACAAAAGCCTTAGTCTCAACTATATGACGGGGTGGATGCGGCGTTAATTTAATTTAACAAATCAGACCAATTTAATCGGTCAATTTCGGCTGCACCCTTCGAATTAAGAGACTGTTACCTGGAGCGATCGGACCGATATCGGCGTCAAGGTTCTTACCTCTTTGCCGACATTTGATCTAGAGGCAACTACACCTCTCACCGCTCCACATCAGAACGGCCCACAGTTCTCACAATTTCCAATAATATTAAGCAGTGCCAACTGGACAATCTGTCAAAGGGAAACAACAAGATGAATAACATGAGCATGAAGAACAAGTTTGCCCTCGTCTGTTCCATTCTGGCTCTCGCCGTCATTGTCCAGGGCATCATTATTTTCACCGGCAGCAACTCGATCATCAATGAATCGAAGCAGATCGCCAACAACGAAATCCCAATCCTGAACAAGGCACATCAGCTCAAACTGAGCGTGGTACAGGTACAGCAGTGGCTCACCGATATCAGTGCTACGCGTGCTCTAGACGGATTGAATGATGGTTTTGACGAGGCCGAAGCAAACGCTGCGCTGTTCAAACAGCTGCTCTCTGAGCTCAAAGAGCTCGACACCGAAAACCGTGCCTATACGAACAGATGCTGCCTGCCTTTGAGTCTTATCACGCAGTCGGAAAGAAGATGGCACAGGCCTATATTGATGATGGACCTGCTGGCGGCAACAAGATGATGGAGAAGTTTGACGCAGTAGCCGCCAATATCGGTGAGATGGTTGATCCGTTCCTTGAAGCCACACAGGATCGTGCCAATGCGCTACTGCTCTCTGAGCAGGAGAGCCTAAAAAATGCCCAGCTTATGCTCGGTCTGGGCGCCGCTGTATTCCTGTTCCTGGTCGGTTTTGCCTACTTCATGATGTTTAAGGCGCTCTCATTCCTGCGACTGCTAATCGACAACATGAAACCGGGGAGTCGCTATTTTTGCGGAAGCTTGTTTTGGGCATCCAAGCCCAAGCAAGCGGCAAATACTTAACGCGACCGTTTATGCCTACGGCGCCCCGACCGTCCTGCGTTCGTTGCGTAATCACCTCTTCGCGGCTCTACACAACTCCCTCAGTGACTCTACGCCGACATAAAGCCGCTGCTGCATCTTCTTCGTCGTTCGCTCGCGCTCTCAACTACGAATAGGCAGACGGCGTCGACTATCGCGGACTAACCGCCTTCGCTTCGCTATCCATGGCGGTCAGCGCAGGTCTCTTCAGGCGATCTGACCGGTGACGTTAATCACTGGTGCAGCAGCGATGATGAACTAGGCGCACTCTGCAACAGCGTTCGAGAGATGAAGGAGAAGCTTCAGGAGCTGATCTCCAACGTCACCACTGCCTCACATGAGGTCAACAACTCCGCCCATGAACTCTCAAACTTCTCTGCCCAGACAACCGATGCGATTGTACGACAGCAGAATGAGATCAACCTTGTCGCCACTGCCGTCACCGAAATGTCTGCCAGCGCCCATGAGGTTGCCAACAACGCCAGTCTGGCGGCCAACTCCGCGCAAGAGGCCGATCAACAGGCAGGCACCGGCAAACAGGTGGTCAACCAGACTGTCAGCTCTATTAACACTCTGGCGGAGAATGTCGGCCAGGTCGCCCAGGTTATTCAGAATCTGGAGCACGACAGTGTGGAGATCGGTGGCATCCTGGAGGTTATTCGCGGCATCGCAGAACAGACAAATCTACTTGCACTCAACGCCGCAATTGAGGCCGCCCGCGCAGGTGAGCAGGGCCGCGGTTTTGCCGTGGTTGCCGATGAGGTCCGCACCCTCGCCTCGCGTACCCAGCAGTCGACTCAGGAGATTCAGGGCATGATCGAGAAGCTACAGAGCGGTACGCGTAACGCCGTAGTCGCTATGGAGCAGGGTCAGACACAGACTGCAGAGAGTGTGGAGCACGCCAGTAGTGCCGGCACTACCCTCGCCAGCATCACCGGTGCGATCAGTCAGATTAACGATATGAACACCCAGATAGCCGCTGCCTCCAATGAGCAGAGCACTGTGGCCGAGGATATCTCACGCAACATCAACGATATCAGCGTCGTTGCCGAACAGACGGCCGCAGGTGCACAGAAGACCGCACAGGAGAGTGAACACCTCTCCTCCCTGGCGCTGCAGCTCGAGGGAATCGTCGCTCAGTTCAAGGTATAGAGAAAAACAGCTATTCACCCTGATGGTCAGGGTGGATCAGTTACTCCGCCAACAGTGGCATAAAGAAATCACGCGATAGCTTGATCGCCTCTGCCAGAGTCAGCACGCTGCGGGTCTCAACTGTATCTCCCTGCCACTCGGCAGCCACCTTCGCAGAACATAGATAGATCATATCGAGGCAGATCGTCTTCGCCGCGCAACCATCGGTCGCCTGCCACTGAATACCCACATGCAGATCAGGGCACTGCCCCATTGCATCGACCTGTTCACCATCCTGATTAATGATCACGATCGAATCGGTGGCGCGGCAGCGTGAGCGGATCATGGTGGGCTGTTTGAACATCATCCCGATTGCCAGCGCATCGACTGCACACATGGCCCGGAGCTCGAGCGTTCCGAGCATCACCATATGTTCACGTGGCTCGCGGATCATTGGATAGGCACCGATCACCACGCCATCACTGTTTGTCACGACCAGATCCTGTTTTACCAGCTCGGCGATCGCAGCGCTGGCATCATCGATACCGGATTTCTCACACATCGCCTCGATCGCGAGGGGGCGGTTACTGTCGGCAAGCCCCTTGAGAATGGCGATATGGAGCTGCCGAAAAGATGGTGTCAGCGCAGCCTGATTTGCAGCGAGTGGAAGCAACTCATTGAGCCGAGCCAGCGTAATCTCTGCAGCGTCATAAACAGGTTTAGCACCACTTTCAGTCATTTATCTAAATCTCCATACACATAGCGTTGCGCAATTGAGCCAATAGCCATTTCAGGTACTCAGACGAACTACAGATATTTAATCAGATCAACAGAGGCTGTTAGATTGAGCAGGGGCCATCGTAGACCGACATAATCGAGCGCAGCTCTTCGGCTACGGCGTGCCGTTCGCTACCATCCAGATGGTCAGTTCCTTCAACGGCTTCACCGGCATCAAGCTGCTCAATAATCAGCGTCACCTCACGGCAACCGCGCTGACAGAGCTGCTCCACGCAGTGGTCTATCTTCTCTCTACTCATACCGGTAATCATAACAATCTCGCCAAATTTTTCATGCGCACTACTACCGATTCACAGTGTTTTGACAATGTTTTGCAGACGTTTGACCGAAACACTCTGCACCGTCTTTAGCTCCTGGGCAAAGATAGAGACGCGCAGCTCCTCTATCAGCCAACGAAACTCGAGCAGCTCCCGACTCTGGCGTTTTCCTTCCCCACTGCGCTCCGCCCAGACACGCCATAATGACTCAATCTCAAGCCGATGCTGGCGATCACGTGCTAGTTGCCCCGCGACCTTATCGAGCCGCCGGCTGACCGCCTTCAGATAACGTGGCAGGTGGGACAACCACTCCGCTGGTGTTTTAAGCACAAACCCCGGGTAGACCAGATGCCCGAGCTGTGCACTGACATCAGTAATCGCCTCCAGCAGGGTCGGGGGAATCGAGCCCTTGATCTGCTTGGAGATGGCATGGTGTTCTGCAAGGGTTTCAGCCACCACTTGGCTGAGACGGTTAGCCGTTTCAATCAACCGCCCGCGCCCCCGCTCACAGACTGCATGGAAGGCGGCTTCAGTTCGTGGCAGCGGCTGATCGAGAAAGGCGTGGTCGATGGCGGCCATCACCAGGTCCAGCTTGAGTGCATTGCAGTTGCCGATGCGAGTGTAGTGGAGACAACTCTTCTCAATACCGGGAAGATTCTTTTGCAGATACTTGATCTCTTTGCCAACCTGCAACGCAATCAGTCGTCGCAGCCCACCGTGCATCGCCTGCTCTGCCTGCCATGCATCGTCGAAGAGCTCTATCGCAACACTCTCACCCTGATCGACCAATGCCGGATAGCCCTGCAATTTGAGACCGTGCTGGGTAACGTTATAGACCTCGGGTAAATCGCCGAAGTCCCACTCGGTAATCCCCTCGCGCTCAATTGTCTTCTCCGTCAGGCCACTAAAGCTCTCTTTGGCTCGTCCGCCGAGATCTGCCTGGAGCAGTTCAAGATCGCGTCCCTCGCCCACCACCTTCCCCTTGGCATCGACGATACGGTAGTTCATGCGCAGGTGATCGGTCAGCTGCTCGCTCTGCCAGGCACTCTCATCAACCGCAACACCGGTTATTCGCAGTAGCTGCCGCGAGAGTTGTTCAAACAGTGAACCCTCACCAAAGCTGATCACCTGCATCAAGGCGTCGGCAAAATTTGGTGCGGGTACGAAGTTTCGACGCAACGACTTGGGTAGTGACTTGATCAGCGCAATCAACTTCTCGCGCAGCAGTCCCGGCACCAGCCACTCGAACTGCAGCGCCTCAATCTGATTCAGCGCGGCCAGCGGCAGCTGTAGCGTCACACCGTCGTCACGACTGCCCGGCTCAAAGTGGTACTCATATTTCAGCTTGAGCGCCCCCACCTTGGCGGAGGGTGGGAACTGCGCCTGAGTCACTCCAGCGGCATCGTGCTGCATCAGCTCTTCACGAGTCAGGAAGAGTAGCTTCTCATCCTTGGCCTCTACACCACGCCGCCATTTTTCAAAGGTTGCACCGCTATAGATACCCGTCGGAATCTTCTGCTCGTAAAACTCAACCAGCACCTGCTCATCGACCAATACATCGCGACGGCGTGAGCGGTGTTCCAGCGACTCGATCTCCTCAAGCAGTTTTCGATTGTGTTTGAAGAAGGGGGCTCTGCAGTTGAACTCACCCTCCACCAGCGCACTGCGGATAAAGATCTCGCGAGCCTCATCGGGTTTGATCGGCCCGAAGTTGACCCGGCGTTTGGGATTGATCGTTACCCCGTAGAGCGTAACTCGTTCACTAGCGGCTACCTGCCCCGCCCGCTTCTCCCAGTGCGGCTCGCTGTAGCTGCGCTTGACCAGATGATCTGCCAGACGCTCAATCCACTCCGGCTTGATCGCCGCTATGGTATGGGCGTAGAGCTTACTGGTCTCAATCAGCGCGCCCGCCATCAACCACTTCGGTGGTTTTTTGAACTGGGCTGAACCGGGGAAGACATGGAAGCGACTGTTACGCGCCCCCAGGTAGCTCTGTTTCTCATCGCGGAAACCGATATTACCGAGCAGACCACTCAATAGTGCACGGTGGATCGCATCGTACTCAGCAGGTGTACTGTTCTCCTTCGCCCCCATCACCTTGACCAGAGTGTGCAGCTGTTGCCACACCTCACGCCACTCACGCATGCGCATATAGGAGAGATAACGATCGCGGCAGAGCTTTCGCAGCTTACTCTGCGTCAGGTGGTGGCGCTGCTCCTCATAAAACTGCCAGAGCTTGAGATAGGTAAGAAAGTCAGACTGCTCATCGTTAAACTCATTATGACGCTGGTCCGCCTTATCACGCGCCCCGTGTGGCCGTTCTCGTGGATCTTGAATCGAGAGTGCGGCGGCAATCACCAACACCTCTGCCAGCGCCCCCTCCTGCTCCGCCGCAAGCAGCATACGACCAATACGCGGATCGACGGGTAGTTTGGCAATTTTCTGTCCCAGCTTGCTCATACGTCGTCGGTTATCGACCGCGCCCAGCTCATGCAGCAGCTTGTAACCATCGTTGATAAAACGACTATCGGGCGGCTCAACAAAGGGGAAGTCCTCGATATCGCCCAAGCCCAGCGCCTGCATCTGCAGGATCACCGCAGCGAGGTTGGTACGTTTCACCTCCGGGTCGGTGAACTCAGCAAAGTTATTGAAATCCTCCTCGGCGTAGAGACGGATCGCAATACCGGGACCAAGTCGCCCGCAGCGTCCGGAGCGCTGGTTGGCCGAGGCCTGTGAGACCTTCTCAATCGGTAGCCGCTGCACCTTGCTGCGGTAGCTGTAGCGCGACAGACGCACGTAGCCGGGATCGATCACATAGCGGATACCCGGCACGGTCAACGAGGTCTCGGCAACATTGGTCGCCAGCACAATGCGACGACCGCGATGGCTCTGAAAGACACGGTTCTGCTCGCTGGCAGAGAGACGCGCGTAGAGCGGCAGGATCTCAGTGTGGGGTGGATGGTGTTTGCGCAGCGCCTCGGCCGTCTCGCGAATATCGCGCTCACCGGGTAGGAAGATCAAAATATCCCCCTCACCCTCGCGCGATAACTCATCAACCGCGTCGAGTATCGCCTGTAGCTGATCACGATCACGCGAATCATCATCCTCAGACTGCAGCGGGCGGTAGCGCAGCTCAACCGGGTAGGTGCGCCCGGAAACCTCGATGATCGGGGCATCACTGAAGTGGCTGGCAAAACGTTCGGTATCGATCGTCGCCGATGTGATGATCAGTTTCAGATCGGGACGTTTCGGTAGCAGCTGTTTGAAGAAACCGAGCAGAAAATCGATATTAAGGCTGCGCTCATGCGCCTCATCGATGATCAGCGTGTCGTACTGGTTGAGATATCGGTCGCGTTGAATCTCGGCCAGCAGAATGCCGTCGGTCATCAGTTTGATATAGCTCTCGGGACGGGTGCGATCGGAGAAGCGCACCTTGTATCCCACCGTATTACCCAACTCACTCTTTAGCTCTTCAGCGATACGAGAGGCAACGCTGCGCGCTGCAATACGCCTCGGCTGGGTGTGACCAATCAATCCGGCCACGCCACGCCCCGCCTCAAGCGCAATCTTTGGCAGTTGGGTCGTCTTTCCTGAACCGGTCTCTCCGGCGACGATCACCACCTGGTTCTCGCGGATAGCGGTAGTAATCTCATCACGCCGTCCACTGACGGGTAGCTCTTCCGGGTAGTCGGGCGTAGGGACATTTGCAGCGCGTTGCTGATACTTCGCCACCGCGCGCTCAACATCGTGCTCAAGCTTGGCCACTGCCTCACTGCCACAGCTGCCCTGTCGCGCCTTGCGCTGCAGATCGCGCAGGCGACGTTGCAGGCGGTGACGATCCATCGCAAGGATCGACGCTAACTGTTTGTTGAGGCCTTTAAGTCGTTGTTGCACGGCAGAAGTGACTGAAAAACTGGGGGTCGCATAGTGTACGGCACCCCCTGCCCTGGCGAAAGGAAGCACACGGAGTTTGGTGCTATTATCAAAGAATAACGATAATTCAATGAACTGATAACAATACGACTATGAAACTGAATCACACACTGATTGCTCTCATCACGCTTGCACTCTGCACACCGGCACTCGCCTATCGCGACGCCGACCTGGAAAGCGTCGAGGCTGGAAAGGATTGTCCCAACTGCA harbors:
- the merB gene encoding organomercurial lyase — its product is MTESGAKPVYDAAEITLARLNELLPLAANQAALTPSFRQLHIAILKGLADSNRPLAIEAMCEKSGIDDASAAIAELVKQDLVVTNSDGVVIGAYPMIREPREHMVMLGTLELRAMCAVDALAIGMMFKQPTMIRSRCRATDSIVIINQDGEQVDAMGQCPDLHVGIQWQATDGCAAKTICLDMIYLCSAKVAAEWQGDTVETRSVLTLAEAIKLSRDFFMPLLAE
- the hrpA gene encoding ATP-dependent RNA helicase HrpA, which gives rise to MQQRLKGLNKQLASILAMDRHRLQRRLRDLQRKARQGSCGSEAVAKLEHDVERAVAKYQQRAANVPTPDYPEELPVSGRRDEITTAIRENQVVIVAGETGSGKTTQLPKIALEAGRGVAGLIGHTQPRRIAARSVASRIAEELKSELGNTVGYKVRFSDRTRPESYIKLMTDGILLAEIQRDRYLNQYDTLIIDEAHERSLNIDFLLGFFKQLLPKRPDLKLIITSATIDTERFASHFSDAPIIEVSGRTYPVELRYRPLQSEDDDSRDRDQLQAILDAVDELSREGEGDILIFLPGERDIRETAEALRKHHPPHTEILPLYARLSASEQNRVFQSHRGRRIVLATNVAETSLTVPGIRYVIDPGYVRLSRYSYRSKVQRLPIEKVSQASANQRSGRCGRLGPGIAIRLYAEEDFNNFAEFTDPEVKRTNLAAVILQMQALGLGDIEDFPFVEPPDSRFINDGYKLLHELGAVDNRRRMSKLGQKIAKLPVDPRIGRMLLAAEQEGALAEVLVIAAALSIQDPRERPHGARDKADQRHNEFNDEQSDFLTYLKLWQFYEEQRHHLTQSKLRKLCRDRYLSYMRMREWREVWQQLHTLVKVMGAKENSTPAEYDAIHRALLSGLLGNIGFRDEKQSYLGARNSRFHVFPGSAQFKKPPKWLMAGALIETSKLYAHTIAAIKPEWIERLADHLVKRSYSEPHWEKRAGQVAASERVTLYGVTINPKRRVNFGPIKPDEAREIFIRSALVEGEFNCRAPFFKHNRKLLEEIESLEHRSRRRDVLVDEQVLVEFYEQKIPTGIYSGATFEKWRRGVEAKDEKLLFLTREELMQHDAAGVTQAQFPPSAKVGALKLKYEYHFEPGSRDDGVTLQLPLAALNQIEALQFEWLVPGLLREKLIALIKSLPKSLRRNFVPAPNFADALMQVISFGEGSLFEQLSRQLLRITGVAVDESAWQSEQLTDHLRMNYRIVDAKGKVVGEGRDLELLQADLGGRAKESFSGLTEKTIEREGITEWDFGDLPEVYNVTQHGLKLQGYPALVDQGESVAIELFDDAWQAEQAMHGGLRRLIALQVGKEIKYLQKNLPGIEKSCLHYTRIGNCNALKLDLVMAAIDHAFLDQPLPRTEAAFHAVCERGRGRLIETANRLSQVVAETLAEHHAISKQIKGSIPPTLLEAITDVSAQLGHLVYPGFVLKTPAEWLSHLPRYLKAVSRRLDKVAGQLARDRQHRLEIESLWRVWAERSGEGKRQSRELLEFRWLIEELRVSIFAQELKTVQSVSVKRLQNIVKTL
- a CDS encoding methyl-accepting chemotaxis protein, with product MKEKLQELISNVTTASHEVNNSAHELSNFSAQTTDAIVRQQNEINLVATAVTEMSASAHEVANNASLAANSAQEADQQAGTGKQVVNQTVSSINTLAENVGQVAQVIQNLEHDSVEIGGILEVIRGIAEQTNLLALNAAIEAARAGEQGRGFAVVADEVRTLASRTQQSTQEIQGMIEKLQSGTRNAVVAMEQGQTQTAESVEHASSAGTTLASITGAISQINDMNTQIAAASNEQSTVAEDISRNINDISVVAEQTAAGAQKTAQESEHLSSLALQLEGIVAQFKV